The genome window TGTGCATTTCAGTAAGTGTAGTAGTGTTTAATATCCTAACATAGAGTTTGGAAATAAAACCCGATGGCCTGGATCAGCTGCACTTCTTAAAGCTATACATTCTGACATGGGAATGTATCCAAACGGACTTTAACTGCCAACAGCTGTGTTTGTCCTgggtgctttattttttatgaaataCATGTTATCTTTTCAGTTCAGGGGGAGTCTTCTAACTGGTATCATGGGGCTGAGGTAGATGAAACTGGAGTGGTGGGTgaaggtgtttttcttttttgcatgtCAGTCTTGTCTGCatgtgtttgattttctttttttagggaGTTTCAAGGCAGCTGATAGTGGGAAGATTCTCAAGCGCTTCTCTGAGAATGAAAAGGAGTGTTTTGAACGATTGATGAAAGACCCACTACGTTCCTGTGTCCCTTGCTTCCATGGTGTGGTGGAGAGAGATGGCGAGATCTACATTCAGCTGGATGACTTGCTAACTGATTTTGAAGGGCCTTCTGTGATGGACTGCAAGATGGGGATCAGGTGGGgtacaaaaaagagaaagtactTCCTAACCAAAATGCATTTGAAGGAAGTGGGGGTAGAGAAGGTCATGCTCTTTCTGGAGGAGTCTGATAACATTTTTGGAGCCTTGGGATTCAGTCCAGGCAACCTGTTGTTGGTTTGGCAATAGTCTGAGGAGAACATGCTCCTTTGTTGCCTGATTTTACGTGGATTCTGGAAACTAACTGATCTATAGCCTCAAAAACTATCTACATCAAGAAGTTTTTAGGGGTGATTTAAGACAAAGTTTCTCTGCAGTGGCCTGATAataaatacatggaaaaaaaaatacatgattcATTCATGGCCATTTCATTTAAACTTCATGTATGTGGTCATtcaaaaaaaactaacaaaaggTGTAGTTCTCATCTCCAAATGTGTAAGACTGAATGGCAGTGTGAAAGCCCACTTCCAGTGTTTGAATGAGATTTCATTGGTATTGATCTTATGAGTAAAACAATAAATTGACCACCTGCCCAGGACTGACGTGTTTTCCCCTACTCTGACATCTCCATGATGCTCCATCACCTTGTCCTCCAGATTCtcacttgcttttccttttcttgaaaaCCTCAAAAATGTTATCCAAGTATAACAAATAGATAAGAAGTGTGTTGAGAGCCTGCAGTAACAGTGCAGAGAGGTATAAACTGTCATAGTAATCTCTGGGTGCCAGCTCAGATGCTCAGGAGTCATTGTTATTAATAATTTATTCAATTTACAGGAGTGCAGACCAGCCTTTTCAAATAGATGTGGAATCTTAAATGAATTGTCAGCTAAATCAGAGTAGAAGTATGTAGCACTGGTATgctcagaagaaagaagagaaggatttgCAGCAGAacatattttattcaaaatggGTGACATTCTCGTAATGAGTGACAGCAACTCCTAAACGCCAACCTGATTTATTACACTGATGAAAAAAGTACATTCCAGGCGCTTGACAAAAAATGCAAGCTTTGTGGAGAGAGACAAGCTCTAGGAGTCCAGTGGAATGCTGAGAACATGGATAGTGCCTTTCTAATGGTTACCAGATTAGTAGATTGAGTGGTAACAGCAAAGTGTGGAAGGTTTGTCACCCTTTATCTTCCTGTTCTTGGTTACCTCTTCTGGTTTGGAACTGCTCAGAtaatttgctttactttttatGTGAAGAGTGATTCTGTCTTTCATTGTCTAATGcattaaataaaatctaaatgGCTTTCTGAGGCCTAAAAAAATGACACCTAACTGATGTTAAGCTTTTTTTGAGGAAAGAGAAGATAGTAAGACTTATGCAgccctgtttgcttttcttgagGCCAGTTTATAAgttgtaaaaagaaatatttgaagagtCTTTATAGTTTTGTTGGGATGTAATGTTTTTGCAGGACGTACCTGGAGGAAGAGTTGACTAAAGCCCGTGAGAAACCAAAGCTGCGTAAGGACATGTACAAGAAAATGATTGAAGTGGATCCTCTTGCTCCCACAGCTGAAGAGAATGCCCAACATGCTGTCACCAAACCCCGATACATGCAGTGGAGGGAAACCATCAGCTCTAGTGCCAACCTGGGCTTCAGGATTGAAGGGATTAAGGTAATAGTTTCACTTCTGCCTGCTCTTGCAGACCAAACTTTGTTTGATTTGTTGATTAATCAAAAAGCTAGTGCGCATCAGTAGCCAGGCTTTCCAAAGGATTATGTGAAAATGCACTAATTGAAACCCAGGTATAGTGTATTGTGGTTTTAAAGCATCCAGTGTAATTATAAGAGTAGTGTCAATGACGCTGAGCATCAAATGCACACATCAGCATTCCCAGGATACTACTGTACAGCCACTGGAGAACCTTGGCAGTTTTCTTTCATACCTGTTAATTCTTTATATTTGCTGTCCCCTGAGGCAATGTCAGATGCCTACTGAGAAACCCACTACGACCTAGTCGTAGAATATCAGCTACCTGACTCATTTACTTGCATGTTAACGCTTGTGGAATCCAGAGGAGTGCTTTCTGCTTGCATAGGCCTTTCAGAGCTGGGCTTAAACTGGTTTGCTTGGGTTTTGGTAGTGGTGTACCTGTACCAACACAGAGCATGGTGAGGGCTGCCCAAGCCCACCTGCAGCCTGGATGTGTACTTGTAACCTGAAACCTTTGAAGGGACAGTTACGGCTTACCCTGTGTGATGTGAGGATGTTCCTGaaacatatacatatatgtatgttaGGACACTGTAAATGATAATCTGGATTagttctgcttctgtttcataGTTCAAGCAcataggaagaagaaagggaCAAAAGAGGGTGGCGCTGAGAAGCAGAGGGTCTTGAAACACTTCTTTGTCCTCTGCTTCCCTGTgttgtcttttcccttcctcattCATGGATTGTCCTGCTCTCATACAGGAACCAGGGCTTCAAACTGGTGCTGTGCTGGCCCCGTGTATGCTCTGCCACCCACTCCTGGCTGTTAGACACCAGCATCTTCAGAAAGGAACTGTCTGGTTGGTAGATGATTGGGCTCCAGTCCAGCTGAGACACTTCTGTCCTACCCTTTAGCCGCCAAATAATGTTATCGAGACACCTATTTTATTCCTAAACCATTTAGGTCTTTGGTCTGTGTAATGAAATCAGAAACCCAGATGATGATCTCAAAACCTTTTACATGTGTCCTTGGAAAGATAGTTGGTCAGTGTAGAAAACTTCTTACTGATTTATATTGAGTTCTGGGGAGTGACTGAGCTAAAGGAGCACAGGGAGGTTCCAGTAAAACCTCTTGCCTTGTTCTTTGTGTTTTGGCTGGTTACCAGAGGTGGTTAGGAGCAATATGGCATACAGACTGTGTGATGTTTCCCTTGAGATGATGCAGTAACTGCGCAAAACAGGAtacaaatatttgatttttcattAAGCACAGGAAATCCCTTGGAGCACTCCAgtgctttactttttttcctcttcttccctgtgCTGTTATGAAGGATGTAGGTATCATTCTCgtttcatcttatttttttttttttttgtatgtggaGAAACGATAACAGAAATGAGTTGTTCAAGCTATACATCTAGTCAGTACTACCAACGCTGTTTCAGTGTAGCTGAACTGTACATCCAGTTCTGTGTATTTGCAGAGGAGTGAAGCAGTGCCCATTTTGAGAGGAGTGCCTGTAAGGATTGGTAGTGCCAGCTAGTGGTTGGtggaaaagatgttttcttccttgggTACACCAATAACTCCTGGAGTTAGCTGAGTAGATGTGTTGAGTTTGGTCATTCAGAAATATTCCTGCCCTGTGGCTGCTGGTCTAAGAAGTGGAAACAACAAAAGTGAAATGATGGAAGCCCTTCTGTGAAGTGGCTGCCAATACATGAGATCTGATTCTGATTTGAATGCATTCCCCCTTCATCAGTGGGGTCCCTTTTCTCTTTAGGGTGGTCCatctcttttccttgctttgcctctgTATCTCTGATATCAAGACAGGTTCATTTGCAggatttttccctcttcctcttaTCAAAAATAGTTCGAACTGTTGGGTTTCCTTACTTAACACTCAATCTCCTGTGCCTGCCAGATTCAGAATACAAGTTTCCTTTCTGGAAGGGGTTGTCTGAAGGCTAGGCATCACAAACATTGTCTCTACAATGCTAACCTCATAGTTTTGCGGAGCAGAGATGCATGGGGCCAAGAATCAGGATTTTTGGCTTCTTATTTTGTTGCTGAATCTCTCTGCAATTTGGGAAATAACTTTCTTTGGTACCATTCCTTTAGCTGTACATCAGTGATAGCCATTTTCCCAGAAGGACATCAGATTTGATGCATAAATCTTTGTGAATCCACTTAGGTCACGTCTTTAACCCAGAGATCTTCAAGGGGAGTCTGCAGAGGAATGTGAGCAAGACCACACAGGTTAAGATTGGTAGCACTGTTTTATGGAGCTGCCAAACCTGCCTTCCTGCTAGCCATGTCATTGTCACATCTAATGAAAAGTGCTGAAAGTGGCTTGCTAGCTGCACTGTGCTGTGGACTGCTCTGCTGTGCAGGGACGTATGTGGAGTCCCTGGAAAAGGTATGACTTCAAGGAGTGAGTCAGGAATGCGCCTCCTGGGGATCAGGTACATCCAGAGTTGTTGCAAGGACCTGGTATAGAACACAAGGGATGGTGATATTTAAGTTCTGGATGTTATTTACAACAAGTAAAGACAGGCAGCAGTTACATTTCCTGACAAACACTGAAAAGGAACACTCATAAAAGTGTTTCTAAATAATGGGGAAGCAAGCAACTTAGTCTGTCCAGACATAAAGggatgaaaaaggaaaacacagcagctatTCCGGACTTTCATTTGAGGCACAGAGAGAAATTACTTTCaacataataaataaattaattatttcaaaataataaatttcaaAAAATGAAGAGATATGAGGCATGAGACTAAATTCCAAATGTCTGTGTGTACATCAGATAAGATGGCTCCTAACTTTTACTGCCTACCTGCTGAACTTCTCTTGCATAACTTACATGTCTTATCAGGCTGACATCCCACACTTTTATCTGGCCCACAGCCTTGGAATAAAATTGTGTTTATTCTGCTGCTAGAGAGTCTGGAACGTGGGAGGCTGTTCAGTATGGCCTAGCCATTCAGTTCGTTCATTGTCTTGCAGGATGGATCTGGAAATCTAGCATTATAAGAttgttttttgtgtgtgtgtgtatatatagtaGGGATTGAGTTCTGCTGTGGAGTTTCACTGCTGAGACTGAAACTGAATTTACCCAGTTTTGGTGCAGTGACTTTTAACGTGTAAGTAGGAGGGAACACATTTTGATGGCAGGTTGATTTACTTTTATAGTGGAAATGAGGGATTTCATTGGACTGGTAGAATGGAGAGGAATACAGTTTGATAGTCTTGCAGGCTTATAGTGGATACAGGTTGCCAACTGCAAtaattgctgtattttaaatgcatgtCCTAAGTGCTCATATTTGTGTCTCTTGAAGAAACAGAGACGTTCTTGGAGAAATGCATGTTCATGTAGTCTATGTTCACAGATGTCTCCAATTCATGCTCTGCTGTTATTTACTTGTAGTTCCACAAGCATAAACTGATCAGTATTAGCACATAAAAAGACTTACTTTTTCAGTACAAGGATGCTTCTGTACTGAGCTTACTGCTAGCCCAAAAATACTCCGCATTTCTCTAGGACCCAGTTGGGTACAAGCATGCATATACTGTCCTTGTGGAATTTTGGCCTTTTGCAGCCAAAATTCACATATCTGCTTTGTCACTGCTAACTTTTGTGTCACTGCCAGCATTGCAAATCACAGGTTGTTCTTGTCTGCAGCTATCTTTCAGTTTTGTGACTTCTGGGTCACGTTAACGTACAAAGGTATATTTGGAATGGAGTCTTAGCTTTAATTCTTTGATCTCCCCAttgaaaaccaaaaacaaaatgaaggaaacaaacaaaaaggactAGAAAAATCTGGTTTGAAAATGTCCCCTTACGCCCCTGCCAGGATTTGACCACACCAAGCTAGATGAGGGGAGAACCAGAGAGACCACTGTGGTTTGCCCAATTGAACTTCGCACTGCTACAACTGATGTGAGAAAACCCTCCTGCAGGCTGGTTAATATCatgagttggtttttttaactgcgCACTCGACAGGAAATGTAGTGCTACGTGGTGTTATCCAATCAgcctttgtgtctttttttgtcCTCCACTTCTTCCTTGGTTTAtctgctcttttccttttcaactaCATCTGGTTAGCAAGAGCTGAACTGTTGATGCTTCAAGAGGATTGGCTGATGAGGAGAATATGTGTGTAGTATAAAtcatctctctgtgtgtgtttttgtgCAGAAGGCGGATGGAACATGTAACACAAACTTCAAAACTACCAAGACACAGGAGCAAGTTCTACAGGTTTTTGTGGAATTCATTGAGGGCAACACAGTTATTCTGGTGAGTCTAAACTCTAAAAGTTCACTGATCTTTGACTCAGTTAACTTGTTTCAGGGCCGTGTATCTTCTAGtacaagaaaaatgaattaaactaccaaggaagaaaatggcTTTGACTTCCAGTCTCGCTCAGCTGATGGAGTGGACATGGGGACTTGATGGACTGTGAGAAGTAGTTCGCTGAGACCAGTTCTGTCAAATCTTGCCATAAGTTCACCCCATGTTCCCCAGGTGCTAGCAGAACATCAATCATACTAACTTATTGCTTGCCATCAGTTTAGATCCATGGATGTTAGATGCATAAAAGAGATGTCTAAGCAAGGATTGTGTTGGCAGGAGAACTTGTGATTTAAGAATTCAATCTGCAGAGGATATAACCAGAGCATGGGAGTAGGAAGTGAGATTGGTGGCTGGCAGTGCTCCTGTTTGTGAGACTTGCCTTCAAGAGCAATTCCTGTGTGCTGCTTCACAGGTAGCATGGCAGGCCTGTGGTAGCTGGCATAACATGTCTCTAGTCTTTGGAACTTCAAAGGATGCATAGTGTTTGCTGCACTGTAGAAGCCATCATGAAGGCAGACAAGCTCTCTGGGGGCATTCTTGGTAACACAGGgcagcattaaaaatgtatagTAGAGCTCTTACGCATTAGGTCTTGGATTTTTTATCTTTCCCCCATCCCATAATGCACAAAGTCTCATTGCATCCAAAGCAAGACAGATAACTATGCTTGGTGTAACACAAGCAGTGGAGGAACTCCAGTCTGTTCATTTACTATGAAAGCCTGTTGAAGTGTAGTTTCAGATTGACTTTCAAATGATGAACCTGTTGTTTTGAAGGACCTCTAGCCTAAAATTAACGATCTCTTCATTATAATGACCCTTTGGTAAACAGAGTATCTCAGTTCATTCTTTACTTAAATGTTCATgggtgtttgttcttttttcctccttttcctccagaaaaAATACCTCAAGCGTCTGCAGGAAATTCATGTCATTCTTGAATCCTCAAACTTCTTCAAGCGACATGAGGTAAGCAGGGAGTGTAATGCTGTGGAGGTGCATTGCTGCTTCATTTGGTCATTCAGATGTACTTCAGAATAGCTTTCTGTATCAGtagaaaggagtttgtagtAGAAGAAAACTAATATATGTTaacaacacagataacagaAAGCCTCCATCACAAAGATACAGAAGATTAAACAAGTTGAGGGATAATAAATCTTCCCATTTTTAGAACACTCCAGCACTTATAGCTCAGGACCACTGCAGGGAATGGTTTATTAGTACCAGTTTCCTGTGGCTTCTCTAATCTTGGTGTGTTTCAGTGGCAATATGTACAGGAGAATGGCAATGTGAAAGCTTCCATGTGATACAGTAGCATTCAGTTGTAGTTTGACAATGAAAGCTTTATTAGTTATGCTGGATTTTCGTTGAAACACTGTATAATTTACTCTATATGGTCTCCTTGTATGCTTTGCTATGGAGAAGGCATCGTTAGCATTTTGCGTTCAAGATTTTGAGATCaggcattttattttaccttgTTGATTTCCTCTTACCACTAGAGATGTTTTTCTTAATCATAGGCTATAGTCTTTCTTTGAAGGGTCACTGGCTTTTGATGAATTGCTGAAATTGAGACCTTTTGCCAAGTGAGCTGGAGAATTGCCTTTCTTCCACTTGTCCACTGGGTCCCTTTTCCTGTCTGCACGCCCATTTATACATTACTGATTGATATGGTTATGCAAATGAGGCGTGTAAATCATCAGTGTATAAGTGCAGCCCAAAAGTCTCTTGAGTCATTGGTGAGGAGGCCATTGTCTTAATGGGAATTGTTAAGTGATGGGGGAtgctaaaaatgtgtttttaaccACATCATTTCAATTCATCTTCCAGGTTGTGGGAAGTTCACTACTTTTTGTACATGATAGCAGTGGGAACGCCAATGTGTGGCTAATTGATTTTGGAAAGACCACCCTTCTCCCTGATGGGCAGACACTGGATCACAGAATTCCCTGGCAAGAAGGCAACAGGGAGGATGGGTACTTGTTGGGCTTGGACAATTTGATTGGCATCTTGGAAAGCATCACTGAAAGATGAATTGAGAATGGCACAAAacttgcagggctgctctgtaACTTTCTGCTCTACTGGGATCACTCAGTTAGAAGGAAACCTTTAACTCTGTCCAAACTCCTGAGGTCATCAGTGCAGAGGGAGCTGCATCCAGAATGTAGCAGTTAGTGAGCAAAAGGACTTTGCATCATCTCTCTCTGAATTTAAGGAACTCCAGATTGGTCTGTATTGCACCAGCCTAACTTCAGACGGGTCCTCAGAGGATGAAGATCTCCATACCCGGGAACCACACCAGCATGAGTCAAGAGGTCTTTATCATCAGAACGATTCTGATTTCTTGCAAATAGATGGGACTCCAGATTACCTCTTAGTGAACCAGAGCACGTGCTTGGGGATTCAGGGTAGGAATAACAATTTTTCAGGAAACTCTGTAATTCTGAAACCAGCAagagtgatatttttttccccccctaatTCCAAGTCGTCTTGCTCCCATGTACATTATAGGATGGACCAACAACTTCTGGTATGTTGTGCTACAGTATGCACAAGGTGGAAATGGATGATAATCACAAGAAGCCTGGAGCAAAGGGAGACAGCAGTTTGTAATGGCTGGGTGTGGTAACTGCTCATGAccattcctcctcttccctacCTTAGCCCCGATTCAATTCTATCCAAGAACAGCCTTTGCTTTTTATGTAGCCTCTCAGGAGATTACAGATACTCTAGGGAGAGAATAGCAGCCTGTTGTCTCCAAAAACATTTGACTTTCAGACTAGGTCGGCTGTTGGAAAAGTGCCTAACTTGGCAAGTTTCATCTCTTGCAGCTGAACTGCAGTTCTGAAAATCTGTAATGACTCTTTCACACATGGACCAGGGAACTAAGGGTGTTTTCAAGGCTTGTTTCTTGTTAAAAATAAGACCCCTGTACATGTGCATGCGCACACACTAGTAGCCAGCAACCAACATGATCTCTTAAGATCATGGTTTGACTGTCTCGTAATGCATGTGGCTTCCTGGCCATGGTCCTGTTCCCAAATGCATCTGTCACTTAAGTGTACAGACTGGTGCAGCAATTGGGAAGGTAATGTTTCTGCATTCACAGCATTACACTAATGATGAGGTAATTCCCAGGCATCCTTCCTCCAATGTATCAGTTGTTAACTCAGGGCAGTTTAGAGGAAGGAGTGTTAATATATCACACCACCTAGTCCCCATCTGGAATCGCAGAGCCACCTGtgggttgttcttttttttgctgtgaccCAGGCACACCCACAGAAAATTCACAGTGTTTAggttaaaattaagaaatactgAAGTAATGTCTTGTAATGGCTTCACATCACTTCTGTGGGTTGCCTCTAGTCACTTGAACAGTTCTTTAAATACTAGCAGTATTCACATGTTCACTCACTTTCCAAGTTTCAACATTTATGATATGATGATgcaaaatgatttcaaaatgaGGACAAGACTTATATTACTATTTGATTGTTAATCCCCTTTCAACATCTAAAGCTAATGATGCACATGGATCAGAAATTGCTTTCTTTGGCTGGTGTCCTGTGCTCAGGAGAGATTCTGAGAACTGTGGGATATATGAAGGTGACTCCTTGCTTTGGCAAACTGCTATTTCAATAATAATTGTGATCATGACCAAAAAAAGACTGTAGAGTCCAGATCTAGAATGAAATATATTACAGCACCTGTAATTAGAATTGAAGAGCCTAAAATGATTTCTAGAAGGAGTTACTTTAGATAACACACTACTGTACTGACTTTTTAATCACCTCTAAACATAACAGCAATACTAAAAATTCAAGCTCAGTTGTGACCTGAAAGTTAGACAGCATAGAGTGGGTATTCTATAGGAAGTAATGATGCAGAAACATTTAATCCTAAAACAGGAGTTGTTTGaaactggaaattatttttgcagtaCACTGCAAAGTGAGACTTCTGTAGTCTCACAGAGTCCCtctgagttttatttttgtgatggCGTGTTAATGAGTTTTCAACTTAGATGTTTCAGAAGGTTGCAGTTTTTTAAGTGTCATTATGCAAACCTTCAATAGAGAGCACATATATTATCGTTCCAAAATCCTCCTAACTTTTGAACTGCTATGAGATGAGGAATTAATCTGTTGCGAATTTTGttcaatttaaaacaaagcaaaacaaaacaaaaaccagttcttcttccttttctgcagcCATCAGGTAAGCTGTAGGGAAGGAGAATTGGAAGTAAATATGCCCCACCGGGGAAGACTTGAATAACAATACCTTTTCTATGAGACTGCAATTGCAAGGAGTCCTACCATAATAACAAAAATCAGAAGAGTTAGAAATGAGACTGTAAAGGTGACAGAATTCATTAGTGGTTTGCCTAATTAATCttcagatttaattttctttcttctcttactACATATGTGAATCTTTTGCACCAGTATAACTTATTTTctaaaggggagatttaggtgcTAAAAGTTGATGCTCAAATGTCAGTTCAGAATTTGAAACAAACTTTTAGAATGACTGTCCAGTTCTAAAGGAGAAATAGAAGCAATGTGGTACCAGTAGTTTCAAAAGACCCAGCTAGCACCTGGATGGTTTGCAGTATGTGGTCTTGGGGGAGAACATGGATAATGATCCATTTTTCTGCAGGAGTTGAAAAGGTCAGgggaaaaatgatgaaaatctctgctgcagcagacCCTGGTCTGGAGACCAATTCTAGATGATAAATAGTTCtagcaaattaattttgaaatagcCCTTTGGCTTGCTAGGGATTAGAAGGGAAGAAGCCACAATCTGCTGCTgttatggggaaaaaataaaaggaggcaGCTTTTCATTAGCAAACTGCAAGTGTAGGTCTGCAACTGGGCACTGGAGCT of Phaenicophaeus curvirostris isolate KB17595 chromosome 5, BPBGC_Pcur_1.0, whole genome shotgun sequence contains these proteins:
- the ITPKA gene encoding inositol-trisphosphate 3-kinase A, which translates into the protein MEPRAGLHDSPELRRATRLSVVELRSLFEARCAAVAAAAARQLPDPAKRACCRRPNGVLPPVIPRLTVTAEDGEDGQGSAQARPPRRPEGGWLSTDSSGHRRLSTSSLSSTGSSSLLEDSEDDVLSDTEGRSQGIVHLEHGEETNQKKAWHTIKTMVNLPVISPFKKRYSWVQLAGHTGSFKAADSGKILKRFSENEKECFERLMKDPLRSCVPCFHGVVERDGEIYIQLDDLLTDFEGPSVMDCKMGIRTYLEEELTKAREKPKLRKDMYKKMIEVDPLAPTAEENAQHAVTKPRYMQWRETISSSANLGFRIEGIKKADGTCNTNFKTTKTQEQVLQVFVEFIEGNTVILKKYLKRLQEIHVILESSNFFKRHEVVGSSLLFVHDSSGNANVWLIDFGKTTLLPDGQTLDHRIPWQEGNREDGYLLGLDNLIGILESITER